A single Photobacterium toruni DNA region contains:
- the agaW gene encoding PTS N-acetylgalactosamine transporter subunit IIC — MFFEAALVAVWAFFCGIDKYDVALNIHRPLITGPVVGLIMGDMQIGLIAGATLELAWLGLVPNAGAQPPDVTLGTIAAVAFAVMTGQSAEVAMGVGMPIAVMMQMLVIGFFAMTSFTMGKADRFAERGDSAGIDKLLIVTILLRAMLYASVAFVTVYFGEHAATWIDENAPKALLTGLGIGAKMVPAIGFAMLLKIMWSKEVAGVFFIGFVMTTYLKLPIMAVAIIGASIAALYYFFSGSNNGGSNNNQPGEFEDGI; from the coding sequence ATGTTTTTTGAAGCTGCGTTAGTAGCGGTGTGGGCTTTCTTTTGTGGTATCGATAAATACGATGTTGCATTGAATATTCACCGTCCGCTTATTACAGGTCCGGTTGTGGGCTTGATCATGGGTGACATGCAAATTGGTTTGATTGCTGGTGCGACATTAGAACTTGCTTGGTTAGGTTTAGTGCCTAACGCGGGGGCTCAGCCACCAGATGTAACGTTAGGTACGATTGCTGCGGTTGCTTTTGCAGTAATGACGGGTCAGTCAGCAGAAGTGGCAATGGGCGTCGGTATGCCGATTGCAGTAATGATGCAAATGTTGGTTATTGGCTTCTTCGCAATGACATCATTCACAATGGGTAAAGCGGATCGCTTTGCAGAGCGTGGAGATTCTGCGGGTATCGATAAACTGTTAATTGTCACAATATTATTACGTGCGATGTTGTATGCCTCAGTTGCTTTTGTAACCGTTTACTTTGGAGAGCATGCTGCAACTTGGATTGATGAAAACGCACCCAAAGCACTGCTAACAGGTTTAGGTATTGGTGCCAAGATGGTTCCTGCGATTGGTTTCGCTATGTTGTTGAAAATTATGTGGTCAAAAGAAGTGGCTGGGGTGTTCTTCATTGGCTTTGTAATGACAACTTACTTAAAACTACCAATTATGGCTGTCGCGATTATCGGCGCCTCAATTGCAGCACTGTACTACTTCTTTAGCGGTTCAAACAACGGCGGCTCTAACAACAATCAACCTGGGGAATTTGAAGATGGCATCTGA
- a CDS encoding DUF808 domain-containing protein: MAGVSLLTLLDDIATVLDDVALMTKVAARKTAGVLGDDLALNAQQVSGVRAERELPVVWGVAKGSFKNKFILVPAALLISVIAPWLIMPMLLLGGLFLCFEGVEKIAEKLFSDGDEEAQQASEQLATEAVDLVAYEREKIKGAVRTDFVLSAEIIVIALGTVQNHPFLTQAIVVSLIAVVMTAGVYGVVAAIVKLDDAGLYLVNHSKGAGLKRSFGSLLVNVAPYLMKILAVVGTIAMFLVGGGIVVHSIPQAHVVVEHFTQLVSFPGSHSIVPPLLNGVVGILAGIVVLVVVTFINKIRGKSSH; encoded by the coding sequence GTGGCTGGCGTAAGTTTATTAACATTGCTTGATGATATCGCAACCGTTCTTGATGATGTTGCATTAATGACTAAAGTGGCAGCACGTAAAACTGCTGGCGTATTAGGTGATGATTTGGCGCTCAATGCTCAACAAGTATCGGGGGTGCGTGCAGAACGTGAGCTGCCCGTAGTGTGGGGCGTTGCTAAAGGTTCATTTAAAAATAAATTCATATTAGTGCCTGCTGCATTATTAATTAGTGTTATTGCACCATGGTTAATTATGCCAATGCTATTATTGGGTGGTTTGTTTTTATGCTTTGAAGGTGTGGAAAAAATCGCAGAGAAATTATTTTCTGATGGTGATGAAGAGGCACAACAAGCATCGGAGCAATTAGCAACAGAAGCGGTTGATTTAGTTGCTTATGAACGCGAAAAAATAAAAGGTGCAGTAAGAACTGATTTTGTTTTATCAGCTGAAATTATCGTCATTGCATTAGGAACGGTACAAAATCATCCATTCTTAACTCAAGCTATTGTGGTGAGTTTAATTGCAGTTGTTATGACAGCAGGTGTTTATGGTGTTGTTGCCGCTATTGTTAAGCTTGATGATGCTGGGTTATACCTTGTGAATCACAGTAAAGGTGCGGGTTTAAAACGTAGTTTTGGCTCTTTATTAGTGAATGTAGCACCTTATTTAATGAAAATATTAGCTGTTGTCGGCACTATCGCAATGTTCTTAGTTGGAGGGGGCATTGTTGTGCACAGTATTCCACAAGCACATGTCGTGGTAGAACATTTTACTCAGTTGGTCTCTTTTCCAGGATCTCATTCAATTGTGCCGCCATTATTAAATGGTGTTGTTGGCATATTGGCTGGGATTGTCGTGCTGGTGGTTGTGACGTTTATTAATAAAATCCGTGGTAAATCATCCCATTAA
- a CDS encoding PTS system mannose/fructose/sorbose family transporter subunit IID, giving the protein MASDITAGTLRDKNTEEHVSLVDDIDAYEDTTPRKVITKKDLWMCSIRGLFMEGNFNFERMQAGGFAYSIIPALKKIHGDNKADLAKALKNHLQFFNASPKLFTFLLGTAIAMEENKEKPSTVNVMKVAGMGPTGGIGDAIDHMTLMPLTLALGASIAMEGSIAGPFVFFFLYQIVHFAVYFGLMFMGYKAGTAAMVNMSDSTEKLAKAANIMGIFVIGALSATFIKVQTTLSLELGGKVVDLQTALFDKVMPNILPLMLVFFMLKMVKGTGFWAKPPVLIFSTLAAGVVGHMLGIL; this is encoded by the coding sequence ATGGCATCTGATATCACTGCGGGAACACTTCGCGATAAAAACACGGAAGAACATGTAAGTTTGGTTGATGATATCGATGCGTATGAAGATACCACGCCACGTAAAGTGATCACTAAGAAAGACCTTTGGATGTGTTCTATCCGCGGTCTATTTATGGAAGGTAACTTTAACTTTGAACGTATGCAAGCGGGTGGTTTTGCTTACTCAATTATTCCAGCACTGAAAAAAATTCACGGTGATAACAAAGCCGATTTAGCCAAAGCATTAAAGAACCACCTTCAGTTTTTCAATGCTTCACCTAAGCTGTTTACCTTCTTATTAGGTACAGCGATTGCGATGGAAGAAAACAAAGAAAAACCATCAACGGTTAACGTAATGAAAGTTGCTGGCATGGGACCAACTGGCGGTATCGGTGATGCCATCGACCACATGACATTGATGCCATTAACCCTAGCGTTAGGTGCGTCAATTGCAATGGAAGGCTCGATTGCAGGTCCATTTGTGTTCTTCTTCTTGTACCAAATTGTTCACTTTGCCGTTTACTTTGGTTTGATGTTCATGGGTTACAAAGCGGGTACTGCCGCGATGGTTAACATGAGCGATTCAACTGAAAAGTTGGCAAAAGCCGCCAATATTATGGGTATCTTTGTTATTGGTGCGCTCTCTGCGACCTTTATTAAAGTGCAGACCACCCTCAGTCTCGAACTGGGGGGAAAAGTGGTGGACTTGCAGACCGCATTATTTGACAAGGTGATGCCAAATATTCTGCCACTGATGCTGGTGTTCTTCATGCTCAAAATGGTGAAAGGCACAGGGTTCTGGGCTAAACCGCCAGTGTTGATTTTCAGCACACTAGCGGCAGGTGTTGTTGGTCATATGCTGGGTATTTTGTAA
- a CDS encoding SIS domain-containing protein, with the protein MEQYLGYSAAELQRFSGYWTAKEINQQPDCWAQTAAITRECEAQIKCFMDKVYGYSNLRIVLTGAGTSAFAGRSLALGLSQRLQRRVEAISTTDIVSNPSQCFAENIPTLLVSFARSGNSPESVAAVELANQTLTECFHLVLTCNADGKLYKCCENDKQSFALLMPAETNDQSFAMTSSFSSMMVAAFSVLMYGNDYTKDIESICKCSVGLIKDLNTKIKDTANQELERVIYLGSGGLQGLAQESALKLLELTSGKVVATFDSPLGFRHGPKSIVNQNTMIVVFISNDPYTRKYDLDLLTELCRDNIAARVVAITAQVDEIEASADVIHVPGMETATDVELLFPYMLYAQMYAFHRALALGNTPDNPCPTGEVNRVVQGVTIHYLYDYLK; encoded by the coding sequence ATGGAACAATATTTAGGTTATTCAGCAGCTGAACTTCAACGTTTCTCGGGGTATTGGACCGCGAAAGAAATCAACCAGCAACCTGATTGTTGGGCGCAAACAGCGGCAATTACGCGTGAGTGTGAAGCGCAAATTAAATGCTTTATGGATAAGGTTTATGGTTACTCTAATTTACGCATTGTTTTAACCGGGGCGGGTACGTCAGCATTCGCTGGTCGTTCATTAGCATTAGGCCTTTCTCAGCGTTTACAACGTCGTGTAGAAGCTATCTCAACCACTGATATTGTTTCTAATCCTAGCCAGTGTTTTGCTGAAAATATTCCAACGTTATTAGTGTCGTTTGCGCGCTCTGGTAATAGTCCTGAAAGTGTGGCTGCGGTTGAGCTTGCTAATCAAACCTTAACGGAATGTTTCCACCTAGTGTTGACCTGTAATGCAGATGGAAAGTTATATAAGTGTTGCGAAAATGATAAGCAATCATTTGCATTACTAATGCCAGCAGAAACCAATGATCAATCTTTTGCCATGACATCAAGTTTTTCATCAATGATGGTAGCAGCTTTTTCGGTTCTAATGTATGGCAACGATTACACGAAAGATATCGAAAGCATTTGTAAGTGTTCTGTGGGTTTGATCAAAGATTTAAATACCAAAATAAAGGATACTGCTAATCAAGAACTTGAACGGGTTATTTATTTAGGCAGTGGTGGTTTACAAGGCTTAGCCCAAGAATCGGCATTGAAATTACTTGAACTAACTTCAGGTAAAGTCGTTGCAACATTTGATTCTCCATTAGGGTTCCGCCATGGACCCAAATCTATTGTGAATCAAAATACGATGATTGTGGTGTTCATAAGTAACGACCCATATACCCGTAAATATGACTTAGATCTGTTAACTGAACTTTGTCGCGATAATATTGCAGCTCGAGTGGTAGCGATTACAGCGCAAGTGGATGAGATTGAAGCAAGTGCTGATGTTATTCATGTCCCTGGCATGGAAACCGCGACAGATGTTGAATTACTTTTTCCTTATATGCTGTATGCGCAAATGTACGCGTTCCATCGCGCACTTGCACTAGGAAATACACCTGATAACCCATGTCCTACTGGCGAAGTTAACCGTGTAGTACAAGGAGTTACTATCCATTATTTATATGATTATTTGAAATAA
- the agaR gene encoding transcriptional repressor AgaR produces MKSAIERRMEIVNVVNLEGKARVEDLAEKFNVSSVTIRSDLSFLEKNGYVVRSHGAAIPNSGVIAELTIHEKRRHNAGVKSLLGQAAAKLIHHGDTVILDSGTTTREIAASLKSMENVVVMTNGLDVAMELASAPGVEVLMSGGVLRKEALSFSGSQAEAGLKNFCFDKVFLGVDGFDLRAGITTHSEQEASLNRLMCEISEQVIAVADSTKFGKRSCHMIREFGNIDILVTDAGIPEDYLAGLREMKVEVIIVEKEH; encoded by the coding sequence GTGAAAAGTGCAATTGAAAGGCGAATGGAAATCGTCAACGTGGTGAATCTAGAAGGAAAAGCCCGTGTCGAGGATCTCGCTGAAAAATTTAATGTATCTAGTGTCACTATTCGCAGTGATCTGAGTTTCTTGGAAAAGAATGGTTATGTTGTGCGCTCTCATGGCGCAGCAATTCCTAACTCAGGTGTGATTGCTGAATTAACCATTCATGAAAAGCGTCGGCATAATGCGGGAGTGAAATCGCTCCTTGGCCAAGCTGCTGCCAAGCTTATTCATCATGGCGACACTGTGATTTTAGATTCAGGGACAACAACGCGTGAAATCGCAGCCAGCTTAAAAAGTATGGAAAATGTTGTTGTTATGACCAATGGTCTGGATGTGGCTATGGAGTTGGCTTCAGCACCCGGTGTTGAAGTATTAATGTCAGGTGGCGTACTTCGTAAAGAAGCGTTATCTTTTTCAGGCTCACAAGCAGAAGCTGGCCTTAAAAACTTTTGTTTTGATAAAGTTTTTCTAGGAGTTGATGGCTTTGACTTGCGAGCAGGTATCACCACGCACAGTGAGCAAGAGGCGAGCCTCAATCGTTTAATGTGTGAAATTTCTGAACAAGTGATTGCAGTCGCTGATTCGACCAAATTTGGTAAACGTAGCTGCCATATGATTCGTGAATTCGGAAATATTGATATCCTAGTAACAGATGCGGGCATTCCTGAAGATTATTTAGCTGGTCTTCGTGAAATGAAAGTTGAAGTTATTATCGTCGAAAAAGAGCATTGA
- the kbaZ gene encoding tagatose-bisphosphate aldolase subunit KbaZ, with amino-acid sequence MNTLQTLVQRHKTGGNNGIYAVCSAHPLVIEAAFSQALDDGSVLLIEATSNQVDQFGGYTGMTPIDFRHFVLAMAEQFHFPTDNLILGGDHLGPNRWQHLSAEAAMLNADDLIAAYVAAGFKKIHLDCSMSCADDPIPLCDEIVAQRAARLGAIAEKTAIESFGYSDLVYVIGTEVPVPGGAAETLNTVEVTSPQAAMKTIETHQRAFTEAGIADCWTRVIGLVVQPGVEFDHTGVIDYCPEKANQLSHVVDSFPQMVFEAHSTDYQTHAAYRQLVQDHFAILKVGPALTFAMREALFNLCEIEAEIIPKAHCSNLRECIEAQMCEAPQHWQKYYHGNESEQRFSRCFSFSDRMRYYWPDSVINQAQATLFRNLSRVEIPLPLLSQYMPQQFQHLREGLISSDPKVLVLDTIRQVLRAYSQACTEKLIAEV; translated from the coding sequence ATGAACACCCTACAAACTCTCGTTCAACGTCATAAAACAGGCGGTAACAATGGTATTTATGCTGTTTGTTCTGCACACCCGCTTGTCATTGAGGCTGCATTTTCTCAAGCGTTGGATGATGGTTCAGTTTTATTAATCGAAGCGACATCAAATCAAGTGGATCAATTTGGTGGCTACACCGGAATGACTCCGATTGATTTTCGTCATTTTGTATTAGCGATGGCTGAACAATTCCACTTTCCTACCGATAATCTTATTTTAGGTGGCGATCATTTAGGTCCTAACCGTTGGCAACATCTCTCTGCTGAAGCTGCGATGTTAAATGCCGATGATTTAATTGCTGCTTATGTCGCTGCTGGTTTTAAGAAAATCCATTTAGATTGCAGCATGTCTTGTGCTGATGATCCGATTCCTCTTTGTGATGAAATTGTTGCTCAGCGTGCTGCACGTTTAGGTGCGATTGCTGAAAAAACAGCGATAGAATCTTTTGGTTATAGTGATTTAGTTTACGTTATTGGTACTGAAGTCCCTGTACCTGGTGGAGCTGCTGAAACATTAAATACCGTTGAAGTTACCTCTCCGCAAGCTGCAATGAAAACAATCGAAACTCATCAACGAGCGTTTACTGAGGCGGGTATCGCTGATTGTTGGACGCGTGTGATTGGATTAGTGGTGCAACCTGGGGTTGAATTTGATCACACCGGCGTTATTGATTATTGCCCAGAGAAAGCAAATCAATTAAGTCATGTGGTTGATAGTTTTCCCCAGATGGTATTTGAAGCACACTCGACAGACTATCAAACTCATGCCGCTTATCGTCAATTAGTACAAGATCACTTTGCTATTTTAAAAGTCGGCCCAGCTTTGACTTTTGCGATGCGTGAAGCGCTATTTAATTTATGTGAAATTGAAGCTGAAATTATTCCTAAAGCACATTGTTCTAATTTGCGTGAATGTATTGAAGCACAAATGTGTGAAGCGCCGCAGCATTGGCAAAAATATTATCACGGTAATGAATCTGAACAACGCTTCTCACGCTGCTTTAGCTTTAGCGATCGTATGCGTTATTACTGGCCTGATAGTGTGATCAATCAAGCTCAAGCAACCTTATTTAGAAATTTATCTCGAGTTGAGATTCCGTTACCGCTTCTTAGTCAATATATGCCACAGCAATTTCAACATCTGCGTGAAGGCTTAATCTCATCAGATCCTAAGGTGTTGGTATTAGACACTATTCGTCAAGTTTTACGTGCTTACTCTCAAGCATGTACTGAAAAATTAATCGCAGAGGTTTAA
- the agaV gene encoding PTS N-acetylgalactosamine transporter subunit IIB, translating to MTTPNIVWTRIDERLLHGQIRITWGKHSGANLILVANDDAAEGPNAAFMQAGMKASAGGEYAVRFFSIQKTIDVIGKASPQQKIFVLCNNPTDVARLVEGGVPITHCNVGNMHYHEGKRQINKTVSVDDKDINAFERMVAKGVTCTIQNTPDQKPIDVLELATSAA from the coding sequence ATGACAACGCCAAACATTGTATGGACACGAATTGATGAACGTTTGCTACATGGTCAAATTCGTATTACTTGGGGTAAACATTCAGGCGCTAACCTTATTTTGGTTGCCAATGATGATGCAGCTGAAGGCCCAAATGCGGCTTTTATGCAAGCAGGTATGAAAGCATCAGCAGGGGGAGAATACGCAGTACGTTTCTTCTCAATCCAAAAAACAATTGATGTTATAGGTAAAGCTTCTCCGCAACAAAAGATTTTTGTGTTGTGTAATAACCCAACTGATGTGGCGCGTTTAGTCGAAGGTGGGGTGCCTATTACTCATTGCAACGTTGGTAATATGCATTATCACGAAGGTAAGCGTCAGATTAATAAGACAGTTTCTGTCGATGATAAAGACATTAACGCTTTTGAACGCATGGTCGCGAAAGGAGTAACTTGTACTATTCAAAATACGCCTGATCAGAAACCAATCGATGTACTTGAACTGGCTACCAGCGCTGCTTAA
- a CDS encoding sulfatase family protein, whose product MSISRRGLLKGMAASGAVAATLSAGYTQAATASTLSSKRSLKKPNLVIIFPDEFRAQALGFMQQDPSMTPNIDKFARQSAVLRQAVSNFPLCTPFRGMLMTGQYPYRNGIQGNSHTGVEGQFGGKDFGIELKKSTLTWSDVLKKQGYSMGYIGKWHLDAPQAPFIPSYNNPAEGRYWNDWTAPDRRHGFDFWYAYGTYDKHMTPMYWTNDTTRDKPLRINQWSPEHEADIAIKYLRNENGQYRKQDQPFTLVVSMNPPHSPYDQVPQKYLDRFSGKTSQQLNTRPNVQWDKAYQEGYGPQFFKEYMAMVNGVDEQFGRIVDELDRLNLTEDTLVVFFSDHGCCMGSNGNPTKNVHYDEAMRIPMIFRWPGKLNPQQNDLLFSAPDIYPTMLGLMGMEDLIPDTVEGTNFANTLRGIEGDSKPTSQFYTFMPYGGQSYGRRGIRSQRYTLMIDRKIGKPLTYVLHDNQIDPYQMDNIAATNPMLIDKLITEELIPWLEHTGDPWRPTTVPAHSANAYL is encoded by the coding sequence ATGTCTATCTCACGCAGAGGATTACTGAAAGGTATGGCAGCCAGTGGTGCTGTTGCTGCAACCTTATCAGCTGGTTATACCCAAGCTGCAACTGCATCTACATTAAGCTCAAAGAGATCATTAAAAAAACCCAATTTAGTCATTATATTTCCTGATGAATTTCGAGCTCAGGCATTAGGGTTTATGCAACAAGATCCATCAATGACCCCTAATATTGATAAGTTTGCTCGCCAAAGTGCAGTATTACGTCAAGCTGTTTCTAACTTTCCACTATGTACTCCATTTCGTGGCATGTTAATGACTGGGCAATACCCTTACCGTAATGGTATTCAAGGCAATAGCCACACTGGTGTTGAAGGCCAATTTGGTGGTAAAGATTTTGGTATTGAACTAAAGAAAAGCACCTTAACTTGGTCTGATGTTTTGAAAAAGCAAGGCTATAGCATGGGCTACATTGGCAAGTGGCACTTAGATGCACCACAAGCGCCTTTCATTCCTAGTTACAATAATCCCGCAGAAGGACGTTATTGGAATGATTGGACAGCCCCAGATCGTCGCCATGGCTTTGATTTCTGGTATGCCTATGGCACCTATGATAAGCATATGACGCCAATGTATTGGACCAATGATACTACCCGCGATAAGCCACTACGAATAAATCAGTGGAGCCCTGAGCACGAAGCAGATATTGCTATTAAATATTTACGTAATGAAAATGGTCAATACCGTAAACAAGATCAACCGTTTACGTTAGTGGTTTCTATGAATCCGCCCCACTCGCCTTATGATCAAGTACCACAAAAATATTTAGATCGCTTTAGTGGTAAAACATCACAGCAATTAAATACTCGTCCAAATGTACAGTGGGATAAAGCCTATCAAGAAGGCTATGGTCCGCAGTTTTTCAAAGAATATATGGCGATGGTTAATGGAGTTGATGAGCAATTTGGACGCATTGTTGATGAATTAGATCGCCTTAATCTTACCGAAGATACCTTAGTGGTGTTTTTCTCTGATCACGGCTGTTGTATGGGTTCAAATGGTAACCCAACCAAAAATGTTCATTATGACGAAGCAATGCGTATTCCAATGATTTTCCGTTGGCCTGGCAAGCTTAATCCACAACAAAATGATCTGTTATTTTCAGCACCCGATATTTACCCAACCATGCTGGGCTTAATGGGAATGGAAGATTTGATCCCTGATACCGTTGAAGGCACTAACTTCGCCAATACGCTCCGTGGTATTGAGGGTGATAGTAAACCAACCTCGCAATTTTATACTTTTATGCCTTATGGCGGTCAGTCATATGGGCGTCGAGGCATTCGCTCACAGCGTTATACCTTAATGATTGATAGAAAAATTGGAAAGCCACTGACTTATGTGTTGCATGACAATCAAATCGACCCATACCAAATGGATAATATTGCAGCCACTAATCCAATGCTTATCGATAAATTAATTACCGAAGAATTAATACCATGGCTTGAGCACACTGGCGATCCATGGCGACCAACAACCGTACCGGCACACAGTGCCAATGCGTATTTATAG
- the agaF gene encoding PTS galactosamine/N-acetylgalactosamine transporter subunit IIA produces MIGIVVSGHINFASGMESAVRAIAGEQQQMTYVDFVETMSTDELELALRQAAADVDSGDGVLFLTDIPGGSPANRALAILMDTPNIELIGGANLPMIANAAFERDDADLTELVDTLLDIGMSCMKDMRRELNSMMAQPTEFECEDGL; encoded by the coding sequence ATGATTGGTATCGTTGTTTCAGGTCATATTAACTTTGCATCGGGTATGGAATCGGCTGTTCGTGCTATCGCGGGTGAGCAACAGCAAATGACGTATGTAGATTTTGTTGAAACTATGTCTACTGATGAGTTAGAACTTGCATTACGTCAAGCAGCTGCTGATGTAGATAGTGGCGATGGCGTGTTGTTTTTAACTGATATTCCTGGCGGTTCCCCTGCTAATCGTGCGTTAGCAATATTGATGGATACCCCGAATATTGAACTTATTGGTGGCGCTAATTTACCGATGATCGCCAATGCTGCTTTTGAACGTGATGATGCTGATTTAACCGAGCTTGTTGATACGCTGCTTGATATTGGTATGTCATGCATGAAAGACATGCGTCGTGAGCTTAATAGTATGATGGCGCAGCCGACTGAATTTGAATGTGAAGACGGGCTGTAA
- a CDS encoding oligogalacturonate-specific porin KdgM family protein, whose protein sequence is MNTITKVILATTLLSATSFSYANDYKTTIEYRHEYRDGTNRHGDRVKAFLDTGKNIGFELDARYNNDQLNTMFDGMTMNGSEFSTYYYKKLTDNIMGIGGLSFDFTPAGLVYVPYARLNYRFDNGIRVQGRYKWKFWDYNQQNQNKENYVSKIQEVDFWLGYNTTNWDFQYEFQIWKEMESKALPQFDNKDTNYLHNFRLMYTYKTVEGTMWRPFVEVGNVSQSRYTDNRQTRYRMGIKYTW, encoded by the coding sequence ATGAATACCATCACTAAAGTAATCCTTGCGACGACCCTTTTATCAGCAACAAGTTTTAGCTATGCCAATGATTACAAAACCACGATTGAATATCGCCATGAATATCGCGATGGTACGAATCGTCATGGTGATCGTGTAAAAGCCTTTTTAGATACAGGTAAAAATATTGGTTTTGAATTAGACGCTCGTTATAACAATGATCAACTCAACACCATGTTTGATGGTATGACTATGAACGGTTCTGAGTTTTCAACCTATTATTATAAGAAATTAACTGACAATATTATGGGTATCGGTGGTCTTTCTTTTGATTTTACCCCTGCCGGACTCGTCTATGTTCCTTATGCACGTTTAAATTACCGTTTTGATAATGGTATTCGTGTTCAAGGTCGTTATAAGTGGAAATTCTGGGATTATAATCAACAAAACCAAAACAAAGAGAATTACGTCTCTAAAATCCAAGAGGTCGATTTCTGGCTAGGCTACAATACTACCAATTGGGACTTCCAATATGAGTTCCAAATTTGGAAAGAAATGGAAAGTAAAGCACTGCCACAATTTGATAATAAAGATACAAACTATCTGCATAACTTCCGCTTAATGTACACCTACAAAACCGTTGAAGGCACAATGTGGCGTCCCTTCGTAGAAGTCGGTAATGTGAGTCAAAGTCGCTACACTGATAACCGTCAAACACGTTACCGCATGGGTATTAAATACACATGGTAA